A single window of Salminus brasiliensis chromosome 18, fSalBra1.hap2, whole genome shotgun sequence DNA harbors:
- the sumf2 gene encoding inactive C-alpha-formylglycine-generating enzyme 2 gives MAVRFLNAVIFTFLWTVLCATVSTADDRMVLIPGGDLKMGTNAADGRDGESPLRAVKVASFKMDKYPVTNSEFREFVRLEKYKTEAETFGWSFVFQDFVSDDLKSKVTQKIESAPWWLPVEKVFWRQPCGPGSGIKDRLNSPVVQVSWNDAQAYCKWKKKRLPTEEEWEIAARGGLDGRTYPWGNKFLPNRTNLWQGSFPDGDTAEDGYHGIAPVTAFPSQNNYGLYDMLGNVWEWTSTPFPSTQPMYVLRGASWIDTADGSANHRARVTTRMGNTPDSASDNLGFRCASDYNSKQKKNKGKTEL, from the exons ATGGCTGTGAGATTTCTAAACGCCGTGATCTTTACATTTCTGTGGACTGTGTTGTGTGCCACAG TCTCCACAGCAGATGACCGGATGGTGTTGATTCCGGGTGGGGATTTGAAGATGGGAACGAATGCTGCTGATGGTCGAGACGGCGAATCGCCTCTAAGAGCTGTGAAAGTTGCCTCGTTTAAGATGGACAAATATCCTGTGACTAACTCCGAATTTAG GGAATTTGTCAGGTTGGAAAAATATAAAACAGAGGCTGAAACTTTTGGCTGGAGTTTTGTTTTCCAGGACTTTGTATCCGATGATCTCAAAAGCAAGGTCACTCAGAAAATTGAG TCTGCACCCTGGTGGTTGCCAGTTGAGAAAGTGTTTTGGAGACAG CCCTGTGGGCCAGGTTCTGGTATCAAAGATCGGCTAAACTCTCCTGTGGTCCAAGTGAGCTGGAATGATGCACAAGCCTATTGTAAGTGGAAGAAGAAGAGGCTGCCcacagaggaggaatgggaaaTAGCTGCCCGTGGAGGACTTGATG GAAGAACATACCCATGGGGTAACAAGTTTCTGCCAAATCGCACCAATTTGTGGCAG GGGTCGTTCCCAGATGGTGACACAGCTGAGGATGGATATCATGGCATAGCACCCGTCACTGCATTTCCTTCACAGAACAATTACG GATTGTACGACATGCTGGGTAATGTGTGGGAGTGGACCTCCACACCTTTTCCTTCTACTCAGCCCATGTACGTCTTGCGTGGTGCATCCTGGATAGATACAGCTGATGGGTCAGCCAATCACCGGGCACGTGTCACCACCCG AATGGGGAACACGCCAGATTCAGCGTCAGACAACCTGGGCTTTCGCTGTGCTTCAGACTACAATTCCAAGCAAAAGAAGAACAAAGGGAAAACTGAGCTGTGA